A segment of the Eleutherodactylus coqui strain aEleCoq1 chromosome 6, aEleCoq1.hap1, whole genome shotgun sequence genome:
taaataacagCGCTACCAGTTCTAATGGTGAACTGGCACCAAGTCAGATCAGCTGTATAATACTGCCGGAGGTGTACCTTAAATACCCTCCGATTTATGCTGCCCACCTAGGAAGCTACACCTGCTGGGTCAATACCGGTGTCCCAGGCTATCTGCGACAGCCTCCCCCATCAGTTTTCTCTACAGGACGACCTGCCGCAATGCCAAAGCCGCACCGCGCACAGACAAGTGACATGCGGAGAAACCACACTCACCACTAGAGGCTAGATGCCcgaactgcacatgcgcagaaagcCGCTAGCAATCCCTGATAAAAAGGTTGTGAGAGGCAGACTCTGTGCATGCAACAACCAAGCCACTACTGACAGACAGACCCCATCACAGGCAAAAACCCATATGCAGGCTAAAGCATCAAAGGTAAACCAACACAGGTAATCTCTGAGAAGGACAATGCGATATATATCCTCTCCCtaagtaagggcttttacccactagcgtttttttaacactgcaatattACTGCGTTTTTTATTGCAaaggcacaaacttgtgattttttgtgcgatgcgattttaactttagatagtcccattggaaaaaatgctgtgatatcgcagcgttaaaaaaatgctaatgaGTAAAAGTCCTACAAGAGCGACCATTCATAATGAGATGATCGAAATGGGAGAATAAGAATGCAAAAATCATTTCTCTCTCTTCTTTTTTCCTGCAGATGTCAGTACATAGAAAATGGGTAAAAAGAAGAATGTCATATAGAGTCACTATGTGTGATCatgatataaataaaatatataaattaaaCCAGAGCCATATAGGCACATATAAGGTACATTTTGAGAGAAGAGCTGACTCCCATTGCCATGCACATAAAGATTTACCataataactactagagatgagcgagcaccaaaatgctcgagtgctcgttactctagtcgaactttcagtgatgctcgagagttcgttccgagtaacgaaccccattgaagtcaatgggtgactcgaacatttttgtatatgactggtgctccgctaaggttttcatttgtgaaaatcttagcaaatcaccaaaggcatgtaaaaaacacagaaatggataggacaggcgaggagcaacatgcagggctgcatttcgggctccaaggtctcactattaagccacaatagtggcaagagtgagaccccccccccccccccgcactgtcagcataaagatcgttctcctctgccacagctgtaagtgagagctgcctctgcttggtgaggctgtgaccaatcagaggcagctcattcagcaggcagggattttaaatccctggctgctgaatactactcacagcagttcaggagaacagccggccggccgtggctgaactccgtctgccgggacaaggtgagtatatatatttttttactttttacacatttctggatgaatttcagggaagggtttatatttttaagcccttcccgaaaattcatcccgcgctcgccggctgcccattgctttcaatggagccggctgtattgccggctccattgaattcaatggtcagtgctcatttaatcaagacgagtaccgcgtggtgctcatctcgagtaacgagcatctcaagcaccctaatactcgaacgagcatcaagctcggacgagtatgctcgctcatctctaataacgaccCTAGCTTGAGCAGATTTAtgggcattaaaaaaatatatttgagtGAGAGACGGGGAGCTTTGGATAATAAACTTCTATGGAAGGAAGCAATGTGGATTTACAGGCTTGATAGATGTAAACTGAAGGGGTCGAATGAGCAATTATATTTTGCAGCCTTTTTATGATCCCTgtgcgattttgaaaaaaaatctactcCCTCTGTAATAATACTGGATCACCTCCTAAGTCTCACGAACCATTTTGGCTTTGGTTAAAGTTATGTATTTTATTTATCTCATGATCACTCTAGTGACTCTATATGACATTCTTCTTTTTAGATCCCTTAGGGCAACTATAATGTTTCATGTTAAATCCATTAAAGAAGTCGCTCCCCCCATCACTTTACTTAGAATCTAGTTATATCTAGTTTAATCTAGTTATATATTTGTTCTTCGGTTGGGGGGGGGTCACCTTTTATATTATTATTTGGTGATAGCTTTTGATCTTGATTCACTATTATTTGCCTCATTTTGATTTATCCTTTAATAAAAGCAAAGTTttttaaaaggacctttagtgaaTTCTAGTTTTTAAACTGGTTCTTCTCTGCCCTTCTGTGATATATAACTGTTATATTACACTCATGTATTCACGCATTAGCTGTAAAAGCACGGACagctggtcactaaagggttaaatatgtgGAGATACAATTCTCTAATAAAACAGTCACTTATTGTATATTATTATTGCACTATATATCATATAGAATGTACAATTCTAATTGAAAGCTTTAAACTCAGGAGACGGCTCGATTATTTTCTGGTGCACAGATATAAATGCTACTGTCATTGTCCTCTCCTGACATTAATTAACATTAGTAAACATAATTATTGGTGTCTGCTTGTCTCTATATAATGTACCAGTTTCatttaaattaattttatttGTTCTGCATGTCAAGGCCAGATAAATGTAATTGTCTAGATAAAAGAAAGTTTATCATCATTATTTCTCTTCATGTAGCAAAAGCAGTGAGTGAAGTTGTAAACTTTTTGGGATAAGTACCAGTTGACAGGTAAAATATACATTCTCTTTCATGTCAACCATGGTGGTAACTTCAAAGACTGAACTCTTGAGCACGTTATAAATGAAAGCCACATAGAAGCACTTCAGACAAGTTAAATTCAATCTACAATCATCAGGATATTGACATTATCAGTATATCAACACTACTAGGACATCAACATGGGTGCCTATAAAGCCTAACACCTCCACAAAAATTCTGCCTTAATAAGTTAACACTTTTTATGCACTTTTCACCTTTTTTACTTATCTGCATGTCTTCCTAAGTCAGAAAGAGCTGAGGGAAGCTGAAAATCACTTACTATTTacaggacaggagcttcttcagggttgTGTACAATACACACAGTATAGCAGAAAAATATAACATGCCACAAATCCGGACTGCCTGGTATTGTATATTGAATCTGGTTTCAAGAAACAACAGTGGAGAAAAATTGCTTGTTGAAAAATTTGCATCCTGGGCTCATTGTGTCTTGAGGAACCACTTATTGCCGTGGAACTTAGGTTTTAATTAGTGGTATGGATAAAAGAAACCGTACAACCATGGAATTTATTTTTATAGGATTTTCTGTTATCCCGGAACTGCAGTATTTCCTGTTTGCTTCATTTCTTTGTATCTATAATATATCTATGGCtgcacatatgtttttaattGTCCTTTATAACCTCAGTTCAAACCTTCATACCCCTATGTACTTTTTTCTAGCCAACTTCTCATTTTTAGAAGAATGTTACATTTCAACGATTACACCCAACATGTTAAAAAATCTCCTATCAGATGACAAAACCATCACTTTCTACGGCTGTGCCATGCAAATGTACTGTTTTTTGTTATTGGGATCTACTGAGTGCTATATATTGGCAGCCATGGCTTATGACCGATATAACGCCATATGCCATCCATTATTATATAATGCGATAATGAGTAAAAATGCTTGTGTTAAGCTTATCGTGAGCTCATGGCTCATTGGTTTGATGGTTGCCATAATACAGACGTCTCTTACGTTCTCCTTAGATTATTGCGGACCCAATAAAATCAACAATTTCTACTGTGACATTGCACCTCTAATGGCCTTGGCATGTAGTGACACACGATTCAATGAAATTCTCATTTTTATGCTTGTTTTATGTGTGGTGGTAGGTGCTTTC
Coding sequences within it:
- the LOC136633564 gene encoding olfactory receptor 5AR1-like, giving the protein MDKRNRTTMEFIFIGFSVIPELQYFLFASFLCIYNISMAAHMFLIVLYNLSSNLHTPMYFFLANFSFLEECYISTITPNMLKNLLSDDKTITFYGCAMQMYCFLLLGSTECYILAAMAYDRYNAICHPLLYNAIMSKNACVKLIVSSWLIGLMVAIIQTSLTFSLDYCGPNKINNFYCDIAPLMALACSDTRFNEILIFMLVLCVVVGAFLLTIVSYTRIIWTIIMHHSSAGIKKAFSTCTSHLIVVTIFFGSGCVMYLRPKTSYGTDMDRLLSLMYTVIAPLLNPFIYCLRNNDVKVAVKKMMKIA